A stretch of the Vigna radiata var. radiata cultivar VC1973A chromosome 7, Vradiata_ver6, whole genome shotgun sequence genome encodes the following:
- the LOC106767432 gene encoding COP9 signalosome complex subunit 2 isoform X1, which yields MDYVSGSASQNFGLLQEFYQTTLKALEEAKNERLWFKTNLKLCKIFFDIGEYGRMSKILKELHKSYQREDGTDDHKKGTQLLEVYAIEIQMYTETKNNKKLKHNRLSFVTLPVNSRRVWLLRLSCLKRLREAASLEKHVLLKKLRDALESLKGCVAGRNKDDVEEAIVMGMLLLESWRA from the exons ATGGACTATGTCTCAGGTTCAGCTAGCCAGAACTTTGGTCTTCTGCAGGAGTTCTACCAGACAACTCTGAAAGCTCTTGAAGAAGCAAAGAATGAG AGATTATGGTTTAAAACAAATCTTAAGCTTTGTAAGATCTTCTTTGATATTGGGGAATATGGACGAATGAGTAAG ATCTTGAAAGAACTTCACAAATCTTATCAAAGGGAAGATGGCACGGATGACCATAAGAAAGGAACCCAACTTTTGGAGGTTTATGCAATAGAAATTCAAATGTACACAGAgaccaagaacaacaaaaaactCAAGCATAATCGTCTCTCGTTCGTGACCTTGCCAGTAAATTCGAGAAGGGTTTGGCTGCTACGGCTAAGTTGTCTAAAGAG ACTTAGAGAGGCAGCATCTTTGGAAAAACATGTTCTTTTGAAGAAACTTAGAGATGCACTTGAATCCTTAAAAGGGTGTGTGGCAGGAAGAAACAAGGATGATGTGGAAGAAGCTATTGTTATG GGGATGTTGCTTTTAGAATCTTGGAGAGCATAA
- the LOC106767432 gene encoding COP9 signalosome complex subunit 2 isoform X2 — protein sequence MEGSASQNFGLLQEFYQTTLKALEEAKNERLWFKTNLKLCKIFFDIGEYGRMSKILKELHKSYQREDGTDDHKKGTQLLEVYAIEIQMYTETKNNKKLKHNRLSFVTLPVNSRRVWLLRLSCLKRLREAASLEKHVLLKKLRDALESLKGCVAGRNKDDVEEAIVMGMLLLESWRA from the exons ATGGAAG GTTCAGCTAGCCAGAACTTTGGTCTTCTGCAGGAGTTCTACCAGACAACTCTGAAAGCTCTTGAAGAAGCAAAGAATGAG AGATTATGGTTTAAAACAAATCTTAAGCTTTGTAAGATCTTCTTTGATATTGGGGAATATGGACGAATGAGTAAG ATCTTGAAAGAACTTCACAAATCTTATCAAAGGGAAGATGGCACGGATGACCATAAGAAAGGAACCCAACTTTTGGAGGTTTATGCAATAGAAATTCAAATGTACACAGAgaccaagaacaacaaaaaactCAAGCATAATCGTCTCTCGTTCGTGACCTTGCCAGTAAATTCGAGAAGGGTTTGGCTGCTACGGCTAAGTTGTCTAAAGAG ACTTAGAGAGGCAGCATCTTTGGAAAAACATGTTCTTTTGAAGAAACTTAGAGATGCACTTGAATCCTTAAAAGGGTGTGTGGCAGGAAGAAACAAGGATGATGTGGAAGAAGCTATTGTTATG GGGATGTTGCTTTTAGAATCTTGGAGAGCATAA